One part of the Acetoanaerobium sticklandii genome encodes these proteins:
- a CDS encoding ABC transporter ATP-binding protein: MSRLYTEGINIGYDDNLIVKNLSIEIPDKKITTIIGSNGCGKSTLLKAITRIISHKSGTVVLDGKDILKENTRELAKKMAILPQTPEATIGLTVGELVSYGRFPYQNGLGRLTKKDFEVIDWALEVTGTKQYKFRTIDALSGGQRQRVWIAMALAQETDIIFLDEPTTYLDMAHQLEVLELLKKLNLEQERTIVMVLHDINQAARFADYIIALKDGQIVKAGDCEEVITKEVLKKVYNISAEIGRDSFTNKPICITYNLLKGETEDEEIIDTYDTGICVNF; this comes from the coding sequence ATGTCAAGGCTATACACAGAGGGAATCAATATAGGCTATGATGATAATTTGATTGTTAAGAATTTAAGTATTGAGATTCCAGATAAAAAAATAACTACAATTATTGGCTCAAACGGATGCGGAAAATCTACATTGCTAAAAGCCATTACTAGAATAATTTCTCATAAGTCAGGAACTGTTGTTTTAGACGGCAAGGATATTTTAAAGGAAAATACTAGAGAGCTTGCCAAGAAAATGGCCATCCTTCCTCAAACGCCTGAAGCCACTATAGGACTCACAGTAGGAGAGCTTGTGTCCTATGGAAGATTTCCATATCAAAATGGGCTTGGCAGATTGACAAAAAAGGATTTTGAAGTAATAGACTGGGCACTTGAGGTTACGGGAACAAAGCAGTATAAATTTCGTACGATAGATGCTCTATCGGGAGGTCAAAGGCAAAGAGTCTGGATAGCAATGGCACTGGCTCAAGAAACAGATATAATTTTTCTCGATGAACCTACGACTTACTTGGATATGGCTCACCAGTTAGAAGTGCTTGAGCTTTTAAAGAAGCTAAACTTAGAGCAAGAAAGAACTATAGTCATGGTTCTTCATGATATCAATCAAGCTGCCAGATTTGCAGACTACATAATTGCATTAAAAGATGGTCAAATAGTAAAAGCAGGGGACTGTGAAGAAGTGATTACTAAAGAGGTGCTTAAAAAGGTTTATAATATCAGCGCTGAGATTGGAAGAGATTCATTTACAAATAAACCTATATGCATTACATATAATTTACTAAAAGGAGAGACAGAAGATGAAGAAATTATTGATACCTATGATACTGGTATTTGCGTTAATTTTTAG
- a CDS encoding flavin reductase: MNYKEINPIDLNESTFRLIGHDWMLVTAAHNSRVNTMTASWGGFGVLFNKNVAYIFVRPQRFTKEFVDGSDRFSLTFFDKSFKKELSYLGTASGKDEDKINKAALTTLYLGETPYFEEARLTIICKKLYAQDMTRESFIDVDMRKKHYPEEDYHTLYIAEIEKILLKD, translated from the coding sequence ATGAACTATAAAGAGATTAACCCCATAGATTTAAATGAGAGCACGTTTCGCCTTATAGGTCATGACTGGATGCTCGTAACGGCTGCTCATAATAGCAGGGTGAATACAATGACAGCATCTTGGGGTGGATTTGGAGTGCTTTTTAATAAAAATGTAGCTTATATTTTTGTAAGACCTCAAAGATTTACAAAAGAATTTGTAGATGGTTCAGATAGATTTTCTCTTACCTTTTTTGACAAAAGCTTTAAAAAAGAGCTTTCATATCTAGGAACTGCTTCGGGTAAAGATGAGGACAAGATAAATAAAGCTGCACTAACTACTCTTTATTTGGGCGAAACTCCATATTTCGAAGAGGCAAGACTTACTATAATTTGTAAAAAGCTATATGCTCAGGACATGACGCGTGAAAGCTTTATAGATGTAGATATGAGAAAAAAACACTATCCTGAAGAAGATTATCATACTTTATATATAGCTGAGATAGAAAAAATACTATTAAAAGATTAA